The following proteins are encoded in a genomic region of Streptomyces sp. SLBN-31:
- a CDS encoding SpoIIE family protein phosphatase — translation MTEFSESHDDPFALHLVALAVLDDRGVVIGWNRRAQELLGHSDTAVLGRPAFEVLVGPSEMPAAREAAAKCRKAGGWFGVLKVRHRDGRLVEMGLRAHALSRDGQASEWLLAGALAADVLEWQRDRAVLDGLYRQCPIGLVVHGTDLRLLRVNRAIERFSGVPAAGFEGLPSGQMLIPDDARKALDRVRQVMETGRPLVYSEQFVRLEQDPGRERVALVSSFRMEDPAGRVLGVAEMIEDITDRHRAQRRLALLDQAGSRIGTTLDVAETARELAEVMVPHLADHASVDLLQPVTRGEELAPALAGPVVRLGASSVGAQQPGPPHPHGEPVDFASDSPQARCLSEGRPVLEPVLPPESLSTEGHQGAHAPDLSVHSLIVVPLAARGMVLGVMTLWRSRRPDPFEADDLTLAQELASRAAVAIDNARRFTQQQQTAFTLQSSLLPRAVPDQPAVEVALRYLPASAAPGLGGDWFDVIPLSGARVALVVGDVVGRGIHAAATMGRLRTAVHTLASLDLEPDEVLSRLDDMVNLLAVEQEAAGERPVGEQVVGATCLYAVYDPVSRRCSVARAGHPPPVVTTPDGHVAPLDLPAGPPLGLGGLPFEAREVELAEGSLLCLYTNGVIGERHLDPDAGLSKLCAALTRPADALERTCQAVVDSLVPSRPSDDVALLIARTRMLPQDDVASWQLPPEPASAARARALTSAKLTEWGLEHLAFTTELIASELVTNVYRYASGPATLRLIRERTLVCEVSDTSHTSPHLRRARTTDEGGRGLFLVAQMAERWGTRYTREGKTVWTEQSLTGMLT, via the coding sequence ATGACGGAGTTCAGCGAAAGCCACGACGATCCGTTCGCCCTGCACCTCGTCGCCCTGGCGGTGCTCGACGACCGGGGAGTCGTGATCGGATGGAACCGGCGGGCGCAGGAGCTGCTCGGCCATTCCGACACGGCCGTGCTCGGCCGTCCGGCCTTCGAGGTCCTTGTCGGCCCGAGCGAAATGCCGGCCGCCAGGGAGGCCGCGGCAAAGTGCAGGAAGGCCGGCGGCTGGTTCGGGGTGCTGAAGGTGCGCCACCGCGACGGGCGGCTCGTGGAGATGGGGCTCAGGGCCCATGCGCTCTCCCGCGACGGCCAGGCCTCTGAGTGGCTACTGGCCGGGGCACTCGCGGCCGACGTCCTGGAGTGGCAGCGGGACCGTGCGGTCCTCGACGGTCTGTACCGCCAGTGCCCGATCGGACTGGTCGTGCACGGCACCGACCTGAGGCTTCTCAGGGTCAACCGGGCCATCGAACGCTTCAGCGGCGTCCCCGCGGCGGGCTTCGAGGGGCTGCCCAGCGGGCAGATGCTCATCCCCGACGACGCACGCAAGGCCCTGGACCGGGTGCGCCAGGTGATGGAGACCGGCAGACCGCTCGTCTACTCCGAGCAGTTCGTCCGCCTGGAGCAGGATCCGGGACGGGAACGGGTCGCCCTGGTCTCGTCCTTCCGCATGGAGGATCCCGCGGGCCGCGTCCTGGGCGTGGCCGAGATGATTGAGGACATCACCGACCGTCATCGGGCCCAGCGCCGGCTCGCGCTCCTCGACCAGGCCGGCAGCCGTATCGGAACCACCCTCGACGTGGCGGAGACCGCCAGGGAACTCGCCGAGGTGATGGTGCCCCACCTCGCCGACCACGCGTCGGTGGACCTGCTCCAGCCGGTGACGCGCGGCGAGGAACTGGCACCGGCCCTGGCGGGGCCCGTCGTACGGCTCGGCGCCAGCAGCGTGGGGGCCCAGCAACCCGGCCCACCGCACCCCCACGGCGAGCCGGTGGACTTCGCGTCCGACTCACCCCAGGCCAGGTGCCTGTCCGAAGGGCGGCCCGTCCTGGAACCTGTGCTGCCGCCCGAATCGCTCTCGACGGAAGGCCACCAGGGAGCCCACGCTCCGGACCTGAGCGTCCACTCGCTGATCGTCGTACCCCTCGCCGCGCGCGGCATGGTGCTGGGCGTGATGACCCTGTGGCGTTCGCGCCGCCCCGACCCCTTCGAGGCGGACGATCTCACCCTCGCCCAGGAACTCGCCTCGCGCGCCGCCGTCGCCATCGACAACGCCCGGCGCTTCACCCAGCAACAGCAGACCGCGTTCACCCTGCAGAGCAGCCTGCTGCCCCGGGCGGTCCCGGACCAGCCGGCCGTCGAGGTGGCCCTGCGGTATCTGCCGGCCAGCGCGGCTCCGGGCCTGGGCGGCGACTGGTTCGACGTGATCCCCCTGTCCGGGGCCCGGGTCGCCCTCGTCGTCGGCGACGTGGTGGGACGCGGCATCCACGCGGCCGCCACCATGGGCCGGCTGCGCACTGCCGTACACACCCTCGCGAGCCTCGACCTGGAACCGGACGAGGTCCTCTCCCGGCTGGACGACATGGTCAACCTGCTGGCCGTCGAACAGGAGGCGGCGGGCGAACGGCCCGTCGGCGAGCAGGTCGTCGGCGCCACCTGCCTGTACGCCGTGTACGACCCGGTCTCGCGGCGGTGTTCCGTGGCCCGCGCCGGCCACCCGCCGCCCGTGGTGACCACTCCGGACGGACACGTCGCACCGCTCGACCTGCCCGCCGGCCCGCCGCTCGGCCTGGGCGGCCTGCCCTTCGAGGCCCGGGAGGTCGAACTGGCCGAGGGAAGCCTGCTGTGCCTGTACACCAACGGCGTCATCGGCGAACGCCACCTCGACCCCGACGCGGGCCTGTCCAAACTGTGCGCGGCGCTCACCCGCCCGGCGGACGCCCTGGAGCGAACATGCCAGGCTGTGGTCGACTCGCTCGTACCGTCGCGCCCCAGCGACGACGTCGCCCTGCTGATCGCCCGTACGCGCATGCTGCCGCAGGACGACGTCGCCTCGTGGCAGCTGCCGCCGGAGCCGGCCAGCGCCGCCCGCGCACGGGCGCTGACCTCGGCCAAGCTGACCGAATGGGGTCTGGAGCATCTGGCGTTCACCACCGAGCTCATCGCCAGCGAACTGGTCACCAACGTGTACCGGTACGCCAGCGGCCCCGCGACTCTGCGGCTGATCCGTGAACGGACCCTGGTGTGCGAGGTCAGCGACACCAGCCACACCTCCCCCCACCTGCGCCGCGCCCGTACGACCGACGAGGGCGGGCGCGGCCTGTTCCTGGTGGCGCAGATGGCCGAACGCTGGGGCACCCGCTACACCCGCGAGGGCAAGACCGTGTGGACCGAGCAGTCACTGACCGGCATGCTCACCTGA
- a CDS encoding carboxymuconolactone decarboxylase family protein translates to MLALIPRDADGRLTNVFTTLVRHPDLFRHFLPFGSHLLRDGRLPSRTRELLILRTAYNTRAAYEC, encoded by the coding sequence TTGCTCGCCCTGATTCCCCGCGACGCCGACGGCCGCCTCACCAACGTCTTCACCACCTTGGTACGGCACCCCGACCTGTTCCGGCACTTCCTGCCGTTCGGCAGCCATCTGCTGCGCGACGGCCGTCTTCCCTCCCGGACCAGGGAACTGCTGATCCTGCGCACCGCGTACAACACCCGGGCAGCCTACGAATGTTGA
- a CDS encoding cation acetate symporter — protein MNDFSPGTQAVVLVLFTTLVTLTLMMCVMAGPERDDLTNFYTGYRSLTPLKNGLAIAGDYISAATVLSTTGIIALAGYDGYVLAVSTALSLVLLMFLLAEPLRNAGQFTMGDVLARNMPGRAVRVAACVVTLSATVPFLVVQLSGAGSLLTFILDIPHVAGARTACIVIVGSLMIIYAALGGMRGTALIQMIKIVILIGTSFVIAALVLNRFDWNPGDVLRAAQQGSGAGPAFLQQGLQLGTSAVDRLDFVGLQITVVLGVACLPHITMRLYSAQDVPAVRRSMSWAVGTVTTFCLLVIVMGTGAAALVGSRDITAADPQGRTSVLMLSQVLGGASSSAGTTILYSAVAGMVFITLLSSVAGMTLAAASSLAHDLFAHAARRGQAEPRTEMTVAAWTSVGVGTVAIGLATVVQNWNVGVLTTLAICVGASAVAPALTYSLFWRGFTRTGLLATLYGGAACALLLMIFSKAVSGTPSAVFPNADFDLFPMQSTGLISIPFGYLAGWLGSRLDHRRRAADSRVNRRLYDESEARLLAAAE, from the coding sequence ATGAACGACTTCAGCCCCGGGACGCAGGCTGTCGTCCTGGTCCTGTTCACCACACTGGTCACCCTCACGCTGATGATGTGCGTGATGGCGGGACCGGAACGCGACGACCTGACGAACTTCTACACCGGCTACCGCTCGCTCACCCCGCTCAAGAACGGCCTGGCGATCGCGGGCGACTACATCTCCGCGGCCACGGTCCTGAGCACGACGGGCATCATCGCGCTCGCCGGTTACGACGGCTATGTCCTCGCGGTCAGCACGGCCCTGTCCCTGGTCCTGCTGATGTTCCTGCTGGCCGAACCCCTGCGCAACGCCGGCCAATTCACCATGGGTGACGTCCTGGCCCGCAACATGCCCGGGCGGGCGGTGCGGGTCGCCGCCTGCGTCGTGACGCTCTCGGCGACCGTGCCCTTCCTCGTCGTCCAGCTCTCCGGGGCCGGGTCACTGCTCACCTTCATCCTGGACATCCCGCACGTGGCGGGCGCCAGGACGGCCTGCATCGTCATCGTCGGCAGCCTGATGATCATTTACGCGGCGCTCGGCGGTATGCGGGGCACTGCGCTCATCCAGATGATCAAGATCGTGATACTGATCGGCACCAGTTTCGTCATCGCCGCTCTGGTGCTGAACCGCTTCGACTGGAATCCCGGCGACGTCCTCAGGGCGGCGCAGCAGGGCAGCGGCGCGGGCCCGGCCTTCCTCCAGCAGGGCCTTCAGCTGGGCACCTCGGCCGTCGACCGGCTGGACTTCGTCGGTCTCCAGATCACCGTGGTCCTCGGCGTGGCCTGTCTCCCCCACATCACGATGCGTCTGTACTCCGCGCAGGACGTGCCGGCCGTGCGTCGCTCCATGTCGTGGGCGGTCGGCACGGTCACCACGTTCTGTCTGCTCGTGATCGTCATGGGTACGGGCGCGGCGGCGCTGGTGGGATCGCGGGACATCACCGCGGCCGACCCGCAGGGCCGGACGTCGGTGCTCATGCTGTCGCAGGTGCTCGGCGGAGCCTCCTCCTCCGCGGGCACGACGATTCTCTACTCGGCCGTGGCGGGCATGGTGTTCATCACCCTGCTGTCGTCGGTCGCGGGGATGACTCTGGCCGCGGCCTCCTCGCTCGCCCACGACCTGTTCGCCCACGCGGCCCGGCGGGGACAGGCCGAGCCGCGTACGGAGATGACGGTGGCGGCGTGGACGAGCGTGGGCGTGGGAACCGTGGCCATCGGGCTCGCCACGGTCGTCCAGAACTGGAACGTCGGTGTGCTGACCACTCTGGCCATCTGCGTGGGCGCGTCGGCGGTGGCACCCGCGCTCACCTACTCCCTGTTCTGGCGCGGATTCACACGCACCGGCCTGCTCGCCACCCTCTACGGCGGTGCGGCCTGCGCGTTGCTGCTCATGATCTTCTCCAAGGCCGTCTCGGGCACACCGTCCGCCGTCTTCCCGAACGCCGACTTCGACCTGTTCCCGATGCAGTCGACCGGGCTGATCTCCATCCCGTTCGGCTACCTGGCCGGGTGGCTGGGCAGCCGCCTGGACCACCGGCGCCGCGCCGCCGACAGCCGGGTGAACCGGCGACTGTACGACGAGAGCGAGGCACGGCTGCTCGCCGCAGCGGAATGA
- a CDS encoding DUF485 domain-containing protein translates to MTFADENRHPPSDTGWPPPHTEHQRYGHHAPRYEPYGQAPWTESYGQASWAEPYGQASWDEPYAHETQRPNADLAALRSAYRTLRRISTLTALGSFVVYVVLSCYAPGLMGASVAGELSLGMALGVFQLVVTFAAVSWYGRSAQRSVDPLALAVRERAVPAGLNAGTAR, encoded by the coding sequence ATGACATTCGCCGACGAGAACCGGCATCCACCCTCGGACACGGGGTGGCCGCCGCCCCACACCGAGCACCAGCGGTACGGACACCACGCCCCGCGGTACGAGCCGTACGGGCAAGCCCCCTGGACCGAATCGTACGGGCAGGCTTCGTGGGCCGAGCCGTACGGACAGGCTTCCTGGGACGAGCCGTACGCGCACGAGACCCAGCGGCCCAACGCCGACCTCGCCGCCCTGCGCTCGGCCTACCGCACGCTCCGCCGGATCTCCACCCTCACCGCGCTCGGCTCCTTCGTGGTGTATGTCGTGCTGTCCTGCTACGCGCCCGGTCTGATGGGGGCCAGTGTCGCCGGGGAGCTGAGCCTGGGAATGGCCCTGGGGGTCTTCCAGCTCGTCGTCACCTTCGCGGCGGTCTCCTGGTACGGACGCAGCGCACAGCGCTCGGTGGATCCGTTGGCCCTGGCCGTCAGGGAGCGGGCGGTCCCCGCCGGCCTGAACGCGGGGACGGCGAGATGA
- a CDS encoding ABC transporter substrate-binding protein, which produces MRKTTALRAAAAATAALLTATACSSQRGQDTQDTAADGACKGQQTTGITDKTIKLGGIYPLSGPASAYGTISKGVAAYFKYVNDKGGIDGRKVQFVVRDDGYQPPKAVEEARRLVEQEKVFAVFQTLGTPSTAAVWDYLNKQKVPQPFVATGASVWGSDDKHPWTIGWQPNYVAEARVYAKYLKEEKPNAKVAVLYQNDDFGKDLLGGFKKAVASSGIKVVAEESYEVTDPSVSAQMASLARSEADVLLDITTPKFGSQALAADAKNTKWNPLHIVNNVSSSAAVLQPVGFKNVQGVVSATYFKDPADPQWADDQEMKAYQDALHKYAPGSDPANQFNAYGWAVASSLHKALDAMKCPTREGLRDAVRDLKGVKVGMLLPGVTLSTGRDDAFPIETMQLMRFKGERWQLFGKPVDTRKEFGPLAK; this is translated from the coding sequence ACGGCGCGTGCAAGGGGCAGCAGACCACCGGCATCACGGACAAGACCATCAAGCTCGGCGGGATCTACCCGCTGTCGGGACCGGCCTCCGCGTACGGCACGATCAGCAAGGGTGTCGCCGCCTACTTCAAGTACGTCAACGACAAGGGCGGCATAGACGGCCGCAAGGTGCAGTTCGTCGTCCGTGACGACGGCTACCAGCCGCCCAAGGCGGTCGAGGAGGCCCGCAGACTCGTCGAGCAGGAGAAGGTCTTCGCGGTGTTCCAGACGCTGGGCACCCCGTCCACGGCGGCCGTGTGGGACTACCTGAACAAGCAGAAGGTGCCGCAGCCCTTCGTCGCCACGGGTGCCTCCGTCTGGGGCAGCGACGACAAGCACCCCTGGACCATCGGGTGGCAGCCCAACTACGTGGCCGAGGCACGGGTATACGCCAAGTACCTCAAGGAGGAGAAGCCGAACGCCAAGGTCGCGGTCCTCTACCAGAACGACGACTTCGGCAAAGACCTGCTGGGCGGGTTCAAGAAGGCCGTCGCCAGCAGCGGCATCAAGGTGGTCGCCGAGGAGAGCTACGAGGTCACCGACCCGTCCGTGTCCGCGCAGATGGCGAGCCTGGCCCGCTCCGAGGCGGACGTCCTGCTCGACATCACCACCCCGAAGTTCGGCAGCCAGGCCCTCGCCGCCGACGCCAAGAACACCAAGTGGAACCCGCTGCACATCGTCAACAACGTGTCCTCGTCCGCCGCCGTGCTCCAGCCTGTCGGGTTCAAGAATGTCCAGGGTGTGGTCTCGGCGACCTACTTCAAGGACCCCGCCGACCCGCAGTGGGCCGACGACCAGGAGATGAAGGCGTACCAGGACGCACTGCACAAGTACGCGCCCGGCTCCGACCCGGCCAACCAGTTCAACGCCTACGGCTGGGCCGTCGCCTCCAGCCTGCACAAGGCGCTGGACGCGATGAAGTGCCCGACCAGGGAGGGGCTGCGGGACGCGGTGCGTGACCTGAAGGGCGTGAAGGTGGGGATGCTGCTGCCCGGCGTCACGCTGTCCACGGGCCGCGACGACGCCTTCCCGATCGAGACGATGCAGCTGATGCGGTTCAAGGGCGAGCGGTGGCAGCTGTTCGGCAAGCCGGTGGACACCCGTAAGGAGTTCGGCCCGCTGGCGAAGTGA